A genomic stretch from Lathyrus oleraceus cultivar Zhongwan6 chromosome 2, CAAS_Psat_ZW6_1.0, whole genome shotgun sequence includes:
- the LOC127122987 gene encoding uncharacterized protein LOC127122987 codes for MLFADEPKFVSMSVIHIFLLKNPVPTLLGDFYFSVHNKNEKRRGRLVRCCAPLFHKWLMRHLPNDNAFLNPHQARNWARRLVVLTAKDIRWCNQNTKGGDFVVSYGKYPNVPLLGMKGCINYNPILLRRQLGYALTHAPKDQDLVESFYFPVQDNLELVKQAAGAWRNIQTKGATVYGKCNNISSSQYDSWLRERAQITLLPFSMGEPSDPVIVESVYSVSMVEYNSLKQEKGKADKLNAKLSEGLRKTLYAKKEAEREVQRLNELQKKSNERIAEDADYIRKVCSGEDILKKACKAAKEQLGRAEYRLIERQQRWEEISDRRRQVEIEIRAENEQLKSKENEQREAVRLAEQEIAELKI; via the coding sequence ATGCTATTCGCCGATGAACCGAAGTTCGTGAGTATGAGTGTTATTCACATCTTTCTGCTAAAGAACCCGGTTCCCACCCTTCTTGGTGATTTCTATTTTTCGGTGCACAATAAGAATGAGAAGAGACGAGGGAGATTGGTCAGATGTTGCGCTCCATTGTTCCATAAGTGGCTTATGAGGCACTTGCCAAATGACAATGCTTTTCTGAATCCGCATCAAGCCAGGAATTGGGCTAGAAGGTTGGTTGTCTTGACTGCTAAAGACATCAGATGGTGTAATCAGAATACCAAAGGTGGCGATTTTGTGGTTAGCTATGGGAAATACCCTAATGTACCATTGTTGGGTATGAAGGGTTGTATCAACTATAACCCGATTCTTTTGAGAAGACAATTAGGGTATGCCTTGACTCATGCTCCTAAAGATCAAGATCTGGTGGAATCTTTCTACTTCCCTGTGCAAGATAATCTAGAACTGGTTAAGCAAGCTGCTGGAGCTTGGAGGAATATTCAGACTAAAGGTGCTACTGTCTATGGAAAATGTAACAACATCTCTTCTTCCCAGTATGATAGTTGGTTGCGAGAAAGAGCTCAGATTACTCTTCTACCTTTCTCTATGGGAGAACCATCTGATCCGGTTATTGTTGAGTCTGTATATTCAGTCAGCATGGTTGAGTACAACAGTTTGAAGCAAGAAAAGGGAAAAGCCGATAAGTTGAATGCGAAGTTGAGTGAAGGCCTCAGGAAGACTTTGTACGCTAAGAAAGAAGCTGAGAGAGAAGTTCAGAGATTGAATGAGCTTCAAAAAAAAAGCAATGAGAGGATTGCTGAAGATGCTGATTATATCCGTAAAGTCTGTTCAGGTGAGGATATACTGAAGAAAGCCTGTAAGGCTGCTAAGGAGCAGTTAGGAAGAGCTGAATATAGGCTTATTGAGCGCCAGCAAAGGTGGGAAGAAATTTCTGATCGTCGAAGACAGGTTGAGATAGAAATCAGAGCAGAAAATGAGCAGTTGAAGAGTAAGGAGAACGAGCAGCGTGAAGCAGTTCGATTAGCTGAACAAGAGATCGCCGAACTAAAGATTTGA